The Primulina tabacum isolate GXHZ01 chromosome 7, ASM2559414v2, whole genome shotgun sequence genome includes a window with the following:
- the LOC142552290 gene encoding uncharacterized protein LOC142552290, whose product MCFVFVCDEDERVVGRQAAPGVCPYCGGMVQAMDVQSQWRLCFVPLYFRTKRRFYCSICSRRLVTL is encoded by the coding sequence ATGTGTTTCGTTTTTGTTTGCGACGAGGACGAGAGGGTGGTAGGCAGGCAGGCGGCGCCGGGGGTTTGCCCGTATTGCGGCGGCATGGTGCAAGCTATGGACGTTCAGAGCCAGTGGCGATTGTGCTTCGTGCCGCTTTATTTCAGGACCAAGCGCAGATTCTACTGCTCCATTTGCTCCAGGCGATTGGTTACACTATGA
- the LOC142552289 gene encoding uncharacterized protein LOC142552289: MDCPMSSVLLPRFTLSFRIRPARVTPGTSIFLRTSARMESSTATKVAADSNNNAQDSGSSAAEMVVQYVVLRRDLIDSWPLGSIVTQGCHASVAAIWAHKDDPDTLLYCSPPNIDSMHKVTLEVKGETQIRNLSEKLEAGGVAHKLWMEHPENIPTVSCNKTLS; this comes from the exons ATGGACTGTCCAATGAGTTCCGTGCTCTTGCCCCGATTCACCCTCAGTTTTAGGATCCGACCCGCTAGGGTCACGCCAGGTACCTCCATCTTCCTACGCACCTCAGCGCGAATGGAATCGTCAACCGCCACGAAAGTAGCAGCAGACTCCAACAACAATGCTCAAGATTCAGGGAGCTCGGCGGCGGAGATGGTTGTTCAGTACGTGGTGCTACGGAGGGACCTAATCGACAGTTGGCCGCTGGGGAGTATTGTAACTCAGGGCTGCCACGCCTCCGTCGCCGCTATCTGGGCTCATAAAGATGATCCGGATACTCTTCTATACTGTTCCCCTCCCAACATTGATTCGATGCACAAG GTAACTCTCGAGGTGAAGGGCGAAACACAAATTCGAAATTTATCAGAGAAGCTAGAAGCAGGTGGTGTCGCTCATAAGTTGTGGATGGAGCATCCCGAGAACATTCCCACAGTGTCTTGCAACAAAACCCTATCCTAA
- the LOC142552292 gene encoding serine/arginine-rich splicing factor RSZ22A-like — translation MSRVYVGNLDPRVSERELEDEFRVFGVIRSVWVARRPPGYAFIDFDDRRDAQDAIRELDGKNGWRVELSHNSKSGGGGGGGRGGGRGRSGSDLKCYECGEPGHFARECRMQGGSGRRRSRSPPRYRRSPSYGKRSYSPRGRTSRRRSLSPRGRSLSKSPYRGRDEVPYANGNGIRERRRSRS, via the exons ATGTCGAGGGTTTATGTTGGAAATTTGGACCCGCGCGTATCTGAACGTGAACTTGAAGACGAATTTCGTGTATTTGGTGTTATCAGGAG TGTGTGGGTTGCAAGGAGGCCTCCTGGCTATGCTTTCATCGATTTTGACGATCGAAGGGATGCCCAAGATGCCATTAGGGAGCTTGATG GTAAAAATGGTTGGAGAGTTGAGCTTTCACACAACTCAAAAagtggcggcggcggcggtggTGGCCGTGGTGGGGGTCGTGGTCGTTCTGGATCTGATTTGAAATGCTATGAATGTGGCGAGCCTGGCCATTTTGCCCGTGAGTGCAGGATGCAAGGAGGTTCTGGAAGGCGTAGGAGTCGTAGCCCTCCTAGGTATCGCCGGAGCCCAAGTTATGGTAAAAG GAGCTACAGTCCCCGTGGTCGCACTTCTCGACGTCGCAGCTTGTCTCCCAGGGGTCGCAGCCTCAGCAAGTCTCCATATCGTGGACGAGACGAGGTGCCATATGCCAACGG AAATGGCATCAGGGAAAGGCGCAGGAGCAGGAGTTGA
- the LOC142552294 gene encoding ubiquitin carboxyl-terminal hydrolase 18-like isoform X2 yields the protein MHVAVDLNGFLQFVVTAFLLIFGLLYLIRNTASRFFMMDSNFDSSASDYSSVSKKMETAPSGGAAGSVESCAVCGNLTKKQCARCKMVKYCSEACQRTHWNSEHKTKCKDLQSSSKANFMQSTSALRGRKASVVPLGGSIKILKQSKKILFPYEEFVELFNWNSPGYPPCGLLNCGNSCFANVVLQCLGYTRPLVAYLMEKGHRVECQRDDWCFTCELQIHVERTTRNLNPFSPINILSRLPNIGGNLGYGKQEDAHEFMRFAIDTMQSVCLDEFGGEKAIHPSYQETSLIQHIFGGRLQSQVICTKCNNVSNQFENIMDLTVEIHGDAGSLEECLDQFTAKEWLHGDNMYKCDGCNDYVMAWKRLTIRCSPNILTIALKRFQSGRFGKLNKRVTFPETLDLSPYMGELADGNDVYKLYAVIVHVDMLNASYFGHYICYIKDFRGNWYMIDDCKVASADLDEVLSQGAYMLLYSRICARPSCLLPDESLGKEEKENMKLQELDLSLNQPAEYSAAELLGSPVPVNSEQLSSCNLKEKNIKEGLFRMSSGNPPAAANYILDNGDTQDVSFKACTNGEVLIEENSSSSTVFPENGNCGNVSMFPDDTPVAVKKSNGENSGAKLKPLFVSGFLDKRPRNKGTSLSFQNGRILNNEQMPTSALTNGELSTKSVTPKVLENGDSGEQAAYGEGIKSNIIKEETLRLKLDHW from the exons ATGCATGTAGCGGTGGATCTCAACGGGTTTCTGCAATTCGTGGTAACAGCCTTTTTGTTGATATTTGGATTGCTGTATCTGATTCGGAACACTGCGTCGAGATTTTTTATGATGGACTCCAATTTCGATTCTTCGGCCTCCGATTATTCGTCGGTTAGCAAGAAGATGGAGACGGCCCCCAGTGGCGGCGCCGCTGGTAGTGTTGAATCATGCGCGGTTTGCGGTAATTTGACGAAGAAGCAGTGCGCCCGTTGCAAGATGGTCAAGTACTG CTCTGAAGCTTGCCAAAGAACTCACTGGAATTCAGAGCACAAGACAAAATGCAAGGACCTACAATCATCTTCTAAAGCTAATTTTATGCAATCTACATCTGCATTGAGGGGAAGGAAAGCATCAGTAGTTCCTCTAGGTGGAAGCATCAAGATTCTCAAACAGTCAAAAAAG ATACTTTTTCCGTACGAGGAATTCGTTGAACTCTTCAATTGGAACAGTCCTGGTTATCCTCCTTGTGGACTTCTGAATTGTGGAAACAG CTGCTTTGCTAACGTAGTTCTCCAATGTCTTGGTTACACGCGTCCACTTGTTGCTTACCTGATGGAGAAAGGCCACCGAGTAGAAT GTCAAAGGGATGATTGGTGCTTCACGTGTGAACTTCAAATTCACGTAGAAAGGACTACCCGAAATCTTAATCCATTTTCTCCTATTAATATCCTTTCAAGATTGCCTAATATTGGTGGCAATCTTGGATATGGGAAACAGGAGGATGCCCACGAGTTCATGAG GTTTGCCATTGACACAATGCAATCAGTCTGCCTTGATGAATTTGGTGGAGAAAAGGCTATTCATCCTAGCTATCAGGAGACGAGTCTTATTCAACATATATTTGGTGGTCGTCTTCAATCTCAG GTTATATGCACAAAATGCAATAATGTTTCAAACCAGTTTGAGAATATAATGGATTTAACTGTTGAAATACATGGGGATGCTGGATCTTTGGAGGAATGTTTGGATCAGTTTACTGCCAAAGAATGGCTTCATGGGGATAATATGTATAAATGTGATGG CTGCAATGATTATGTTATGGCATGGAAACGCCTTACAATCCGTTGTTCGCCAAACATCCTTACAATTGCCTTGAAGAGGTTTCAG AGTGGTAGATTTGGGAAACTTAATAAGAGGGTGACTTTCCCGGAGACACTAGATCTCAGCCCTTACATGGGTGAGTTAGCAGATGGAAATGATGTTTACAAGCTCTATGCAGTTATTGTACACGTGGACATGCTGAATGCATCATATTTTGGCCACTACATCTGCTACATTAAGGACTTTCGTGGTAATTGGTACATGATTGATGATTGTAAG GTTGCTAGCGCTGATTTGGATGAGGTGCTTTCGCAAGGAGCTTATATGCTCTTATATAGCAG GATTTGTGCTCGTCCGTCGTGCTTACTTCCTGATGAATCTTTAGGAAAAGAAGAAAAGGAGAACATGAAATTACAAGAATTAGATCTTTCTCTGAATCAACCTGCTGAATATTCTGCTGCAGAATTGCTTGGTAGTCCAGTCCCAGTCAATTCCGAGCAGCTGTCTTCTTGTAATTTAAA GGAAAAGAATATCAAAGAAGGTTTATTCAGAATGTCGAGTGGAAATCCACCTGCTGCTGCAAACTACATCTTGGATAACGGTGACACACAAGATGTTTCTTTCAAGGCTTGCACCAATGGTGAGGTTCTAATAGAAGAGAACTCGTCCAGTTCCACGGTATTTCCTGAAAATGGCAACTGTGGAAATGTTTCAATGTTCCCTGATGATACTCCAGTTGCAGTTAAGAAATCAAATGGAGAAAATTCTGGAGCAAAGTTGAAGCCACTTTTTGTTTCTGGTTTTCTTGATAAACGTCCACGAAATAAAGGTACAAGCTTGTCGTTTCAGAATGGCCGCATCTTGAATAATGAGCAAATGCCGACTTCAGCACTTACGAATGGAGAATTGTCAACTAAATCTGTTACACCTAAGGTTCTTGAAAATGGCGATTCTGGTGAGCAAGCTGCATATGGCGAGGGAATCAAAAGTAACATTATCAAGGAGGAAACATTGAGATTAAAACTCGATCATTGGTGA
- the LOC142552294 gene encoding ubiquitin carboxyl-terminal hydrolase 18-like isoform X1, with product MHVAVDLNGFLQFVVTAFLLIFGLLYLIRNTASRFFMMDSNFDSSASDYSSVSKKMETAPSGGAAGSVESCAVCGNLTKKQCARCKMVKYCSEACQRTHWNSEHKTKCKDLQSSSKANFMQSTSALRGRKASVVPLGGSIKILKQSKKILFPYEEFVELFNWNSPGYPPCGLLNCGNSCFANVVLQCLGYTRPLVAYLMEKGHRVECQRDDWCFTCELQIHVERTTRNLNPFSPINILSRLPNIGGNLGYGKQEDAHEFMRFAIDTMQSVCLDEFGGEKAIHPSYQETSLIQHIFGGRLQSQVICTKCNNVSNQFENIMDLTVEIHGDAGSLEECLDQFTAKEWLHGDNMYKCDGCNDYVMAWKRLTIRCSPNILTIALKRFQSGRFGKLNKRVTFPETLDLSPYMGELADGNDVYKLYAVIVHVDMLNASYFGHYICYIKDFRGNWYMIDDCKVASADLDEVLSQGAYMLLYSRICARPSCLLPDESLGKEEKENMKLQELDLSLNQPAEYSAAELLGSPVPVNSEQLSSCNLKSVIWKNHEESSLVSDAECAIKDLKSLSSEECFPVVMDVDLNKSREESPTLNEVAFSAEHSIPPASDTTSLTVNCFLQPDVCKFRNLSPLSDVENEPWCREKNIKEGLFRMSSGNPPAAANYILDNGDTQDVSFKACTNGEVLIEENSSSSTVFPENGNCGNVSMFPDDTPVAVKKSNGENSGAKLKPLFVSGFLDKRPRNKGTSLSFQNGRILNNEQMPTSALTNGELSTKSVTPKVLENGDSGEQAAYGEGIKSNIIKEETLRLKLDHW from the exons ATGCATGTAGCGGTGGATCTCAACGGGTTTCTGCAATTCGTGGTAACAGCCTTTTTGTTGATATTTGGATTGCTGTATCTGATTCGGAACACTGCGTCGAGATTTTTTATGATGGACTCCAATTTCGATTCTTCGGCCTCCGATTATTCGTCGGTTAGCAAGAAGATGGAGACGGCCCCCAGTGGCGGCGCCGCTGGTAGTGTTGAATCATGCGCGGTTTGCGGTAATTTGACGAAGAAGCAGTGCGCCCGTTGCAAGATGGTCAAGTACTG CTCTGAAGCTTGCCAAAGAACTCACTGGAATTCAGAGCACAAGACAAAATGCAAGGACCTACAATCATCTTCTAAAGCTAATTTTATGCAATCTACATCTGCATTGAGGGGAAGGAAAGCATCAGTAGTTCCTCTAGGTGGAAGCATCAAGATTCTCAAACAGTCAAAAAAG ATACTTTTTCCGTACGAGGAATTCGTTGAACTCTTCAATTGGAACAGTCCTGGTTATCCTCCTTGTGGACTTCTGAATTGTGGAAACAG CTGCTTTGCTAACGTAGTTCTCCAATGTCTTGGTTACACGCGTCCACTTGTTGCTTACCTGATGGAGAAAGGCCACCGAGTAGAAT GTCAAAGGGATGATTGGTGCTTCACGTGTGAACTTCAAATTCACGTAGAAAGGACTACCCGAAATCTTAATCCATTTTCTCCTATTAATATCCTTTCAAGATTGCCTAATATTGGTGGCAATCTTGGATATGGGAAACAGGAGGATGCCCACGAGTTCATGAG GTTTGCCATTGACACAATGCAATCAGTCTGCCTTGATGAATTTGGTGGAGAAAAGGCTATTCATCCTAGCTATCAGGAGACGAGTCTTATTCAACATATATTTGGTGGTCGTCTTCAATCTCAG GTTATATGCACAAAATGCAATAATGTTTCAAACCAGTTTGAGAATATAATGGATTTAACTGTTGAAATACATGGGGATGCTGGATCTTTGGAGGAATGTTTGGATCAGTTTACTGCCAAAGAATGGCTTCATGGGGATAATATGTATAAATGTGATGG CTGCAATGATTATGTTATGGCATGGAAACGCCTTACAATCCGTTGTTCGCCAAACATCCTTACAATTGCCTTGAAGAGGTTTCAG AGTGGTAGATTTGGGAAACTTAATAAGAGGGTGACTTTCCCGGAGACACTAGATCTCAGCCCTTACATGGGTGAGTTAGCAGATGGAAATGATGTTTACAAGCTCTATGCAGTTATTGTACACGTGGACATGCTGAATGCATCATATTTTGGCCACTACATCTGCTACATTAAGGACTTTCGTGGTAATTGGTACATGATTGATGATTGTAAG GTTGCTAGCGCTGATTTGGATGAGGTGCTTTCGCAAGGAGCTTATATGCTCTTATATAGCAG GATTTGTGCTCGTCCGTCGTGCTTACTTCCTGATGAATCTTTAGGAAAAGAAGAAAAGGAGAACATGAAATTACAAGAATTAGATCTTTCTCTGAATCAACCTGCTGAATATTCTGCTGCAGAATTGCTTGGTAGTCCAGTCCCAGTCAATTCCGAGCAGCTGTCTTCTTGTAATTTAAAGTCAGTGATCTGGAAAAATCATGAAGAATCATCTTTGGTCAGTGATGCAGAATGTGCAATAAAAGACTTAAAATCCCTCTCTTCGGAAGAATGTTTTCCTGTAGTCATGGATGTTGATCTTAACAAAAGCAGAGAAGAATCCCCGACACTTAATGAAGTCGCTTTTTCTGCGGAGCATTCTATTCCACCAGCTTCTGATACTACTTCCTTGACTGTTAACTGTTTCCTACAACCAGATGTCtgcaaatttcgaaatctcTCCCCCTTATCTGATGTGGAAAATGAACCTTGGTGCAGGGAAAAGAATATCAAAGAAGGTTTATTCAGAATGTCGAGTGGAAATCCACCTGCTGCTGCAAACTACATCTTGGATAACGGTGACACACAAGATGTTTCTTTCAAGGCTTGCACCAATGGTGAGGTTCTAATAGAAGAGAACTCGTCCAGTTCCACGGTATTTCCTGAAAATGGCAACTGTGGAAATGTTTCAATGTTCCCTGATGATACTCCAGTTGCAGTTAAGAAATCAAATGGAGAAAATTCTGGAGCAAAGTTGAAGCCACTTTTTGTTTCTGGTTTTCTTGATAAACGTCCACGAAATAAAGGTACAAGCTTGTCGTTTCAGAATGGCCGCATCTTGAATAATGAGCAAATGCCGACTTCAGCACTTACGAATGGAGAATTGTCAACTAAATCTGTTACACCTAAGGTTCTTGAAAATGGCGATTCTGGTGAGCAAGCTGCATATGGCGAGGGAATCAAAAGTAACATTATCAAGGAGGAAACATTGAGATTAAAACTCGATCATTGGTGA
- the LOC142552295 gene encoding histidine kinase 5-like: MGCEIETDQSEDMDVVLSSMWPEDINEAGRQFNVERPGADQDMLEEVVINKEPNIVDFKRLMELTNYSDKGNWQLANLVKNWEYKQANAVRLLREELDNLNKQQQEVELKKLEILEEHRFEQDGYGGDKRPISILDENLKYLYQDSPQRKNTVIFRDEKVEVDAEYNSIIYWKQRAMSLEKLLEASILREQVLHEKLQESIENLERQSSPVAELSQVLARADNFLHFVLQNAPVVIGHQDKDLRYRFIFNHFPSLREEDIIGKTDIEIFSGAGVKESQDFKREVLERGLPAKREITFETELFGSKTFLIYVEPVFSKAGDTIGVNYMGMEVTDQVRKREKMGKLREEMAVQKAKETELNKTIHITEESMRAKQMLATMSHEIRSPLSGVVSMAEILSSTRLEKEQRQMVNVMVSSGDLVLQLINDILDLSKVESGVMKLEATKFRPREVVKHVLQTAAASLQKILTLEGYVADDVPVEVIGDVLRIRQILTNLVSNAIKFTHEGKVGINLCVVTEPHNVIKQDSQKISSNQTTVTERTRNDSSTSRGKGKQNGNKCGPVDSEDMHRDSKLSGNPSGPVKLPVPMEEDEVIHPNTEERVVWIRCDVYDSGIGIPENAIPTLFKKYMQVGSDTARKYGGTGLGLAICKQLVELMGGYLTVSSAEHFGSTFTFIIPYKVSSVDDGSDDPDELSDIENQDVADDDDSGSGVFVFRPRTLGSLFLSQSSGRIQKLATNCLGFNASYKCNGLFEDSLSPSSNITYKETSSEEDTCSAQTISELDVSLCQNLDLGNANSAATYEQSSSEMDGRVQKHTGEVLETSVHSETYQAPVQTERNSEFLSSNSPEVLKSEVKPKILLVEDNKINVMVTKSMMKQLGHNIDVVNNGAEAVRAIQQQDFDLILMDVCMPVMDGLQATRLIRSFEETGSWEDAVKAGIDLQSPPSHSSPNSGLERSRKRIPIIAMTANALSESGNECFANGMDSFVSKPVTFQNLRRCLSQYLP, encoded by the exons ATGGGTTGTGAGATTGAGACTGATCAATCTGAAGACATGGACGTTGTCCTATCTTCGATGTGGCCAGAAGACATAAATGAAGCTGGGAGGCAATTTAACGTTGAAAGGCCTGGAGCAGATCAAGATATGTTGGAAGAGGTTGTAATTAATAAGGAACCAAACATAGTTGATTTTAAGCGCCTCATGGAGCTAACGAATTACAGTGACAAGGGTAACTGGCAATTGGCAAATTTAGTTAAGAACTGGGAATATAAACAGGCTAATGCTGTGCGCCTTCTCAGAGAAGAGCTGGACAACCTTAACAAACAACAGCAAGAAGTTGAACTCAAGAAATTGGAGATATTGGAGGAGCACCGGTTCGAGCAAGATGGATATGGTGGCGATAAGCGTCCCATTTCTATCCTTgatgaaaatttgaaatatttatatcAAGATTCTCCTCAGAGGAAGAATACTGTTATTTTTCGAGATGAGAAAGTAGAAGTGGATGCTGAATATAACAGTATAATTTACTGGAAGCAACGTGCCATGAGTTTGGAGAAGCTTCTGGAGGCTAGTATTCTAAGAGAGCAGGTATTACATGAAAAACTTCAGGAAAGTATCGAAAATCTTGAAAGGCAATCCTCTCCGGTGGCGGAATTATCACAGGTTTTGGCGAGAGCTGACAATTTCTTGCATTTCGTCCTCCAAAATGCACCAGTTGTGATAGGACACCAG GATAAAGACCTGCGGTACCGATTCATCTTTAACCATTTCCCAAGTTTGCGTGAGGAG GACATAATAGGAAAAACGGATATAGAGATCTTCAGTGGCGCTGGTGTAAAGGAATCTCAAGATTTCAAAAGAGAAGTGCTTGAAAGAGGATTACCAGCAAAGAGGGAAATCACCTTTGAGACAGAGCTGTTTGGATCGAAAACGTTTTTAATTTATGTGGAACCTGTTTTCAGCAAAGCTGGAGATACAATTGGTGTAAATTATATGGGAATGGAAGTAACTGATCAG GTGAGGAAAAGGGAGAAGATGGGAAAGCTTAGAGAGGAAATGGCTGTGCAAAAAGCCAAAGAAACGGAACTCAACAAAACAATACACATAACAG AGGAATCGATGCGGGCAAAGCAAATGCTAGCAACCATGTCTCATGAGATAAGATCTCCACTATCCGGAGTCGTTAGCATGGCAGAGATTCTTTCCTCGACTAGACTTGAGAAAGAACAGCGACAGATGGTGAACGTAATGGTATCTTCTGGTGATTTAGTTCTTCAACTGATAAATGACATCCTCGATCTTTCCAAGGTGGAATCAG GAGTAATGAAATTGGAAGCTACAAAGTTTAGACCACGAGAGGTAGTAAAGCATGTACTCCAAACAGCAGCAGCGTCACTACAGAAAATATTAACCTTGGAAGGATATGTAGCAGATGATGTTCCCGTGGAG GTTATTGGAGACGTACTTAGGATTCGCCAAATCCTTACAAACTTGGTCAG CAATGCCATCAAGTTTACTCATGAAGGCAAGGTTGGAATCAACCTTTGTGTGGTCACTGAGCCGCACAATGTGATCAAACAGGACTCTCAGAAGATTTCTTCGAATCAAACGACTGTCACAGAAAGAACTAGGAATGATTCATCTACATCTCGGGGAAAAGGCAAACAAAATGGCAATAAATGTGGACCTGTGGATTCTGAAGATATGCATCGAGACAGTAAACTAAGTGGTAATCCCAGTGGACCGGTAAAACTTCCGGTTCCAATGGAAGAAGATGAAGTGATTCACCCCAACACCGAAGAAAGAGTAGTATGGATTCGCTGTGATGTCTATGACTCAGGGATTGGTATACCTG AAAACGCAATACCAACTCTGTTCAAGAAATACATGCAAGTTGGTTCGGATACTGCTCGAAAGTATGGAGGAACTGGATTAGGCCTTGCAATCTGCAAACAACTG GTTGAGCTCATGGGTGGTTATCTTACTGTATCCAGCGCAGAACATTTTGGATCAACATTCACCTTTATCATACCTTACAAAGTTTCATCGGTCGATGATGGTTCAGATGACCCTGATGAATTATCAGATATAGAAAACCAAGATGTAGCTGACGATGATGATTCAGGTTCAGGTGTTTTTGTGTTTCGACCACGAACTTTGGGTTCTTTATTTTTGTCCCAAAGTTCTGGAAGGATTCAAAAACTCGCAACAAATTGTCTTGGATTTAATGCCTCATATAAGTGTAATGGATTGTTCGAGGATTCGTTGTCCCCTTCTAGTAACATTACATATAAAGAGACCAGTTCGGAAGAAGATACCTGTTCGGCTCAGACTATATCTGAACTTGATGTTAGCTTATGTCAGAACTTGGATTTGGGTAATGCAAATTCAGCCGCGACATATGAACAGAGTAGCAGTGAAATGGATGGTAGAGTACAAAAGCATACAGGTGAAGTCTTGGAGACTAGTGTTCACTCGGAAACATATCAGGCACCGGTTCAGACTGAAAGAAATTCCGAGTTTTTATCTAGTAACAGTCCTGAAGTTCTGAAATCTGAGGTGAAACCAAAGATTCTTCTTGTTGAAGATAACAAGATTAATGTGATGGTAACAAAGTCGATGATGAAGCAGTTGGGCCACAACATTGATGTGGTAAACAATGGTGCAGAAGCCGTTCGTGCGATTCAACAGCAAGATTTTGATCTGATTCTGATG GATGTATGCATGCCAGTGATGGATGGTCTTCAAGCTACAAGATTGATCCGATCTTTTGAGGAGACAGGGAGTTGGGAAGATGCAGTTAAGGCAGGAATTGATCTACAGTCGCCACCATCACATTCTTCACCAAATTCTGGACTAGAAAGATCAAGAAAAAGGATCCCTATCATTGCG ATGACTGCAAATGCATTATCAGAGAGTGGCAACGAGTGCTTTGCAAATGGTATGGATTCATTTGTGTCGAAGCCGGTTACTTTCCAAAACTTGAGACGATGTCTAAGCCAATATTTACCATAG
- the LOC142551051 gene encoding uncharacterized protein LOC142551051, which produces MADRRKQTRGRQRIPMQLIENQDDLYATFSKRRLGIYKKATELCTLCDVDIGIILFSPTDVPYSFFHPRMDSVVFRSMNPDQPSSDFDRIIDSHTNGRVEGMNRELDRIIASKNAERGRWQRAMDEITTRNIWMRQRLETLTTEQALVWRAWFREFKARVTRRIGQIKNQASGSAMPQLPPPEAGENVEDMVIADGAEAADNVYQPHMLPGQFYYPGQTSNDPHLGVGAPSTDQYYYPPPPSPEGQNLFAGGPSQEINLCPPGGAPSYNPYYVPPPPLDFSIADGGDVPGQFYVPFQPPDFSAAAGSDGPGHFYFSPTPHDPGTGGASNQDEAGPSNQKDDDA; this is translated from the coding sequence ATGGCCGATAGAAGAAAACAAACAAGAGGCCGCCAAAGAATCCCCATGCAACTAATCGAGAACCAAGATGATCTTTACGCAACATTTTCGAAACGCCGACTGGGAATCTACAAAAAAGCCACTGAATTATGCACTCTGTGTGATGTAGATATCGGTATCATACTCTTTTCTCCAACTGATGTCCCTTATTCTTTCTTCCATCCGAGGATGGATAGTGTTGTTTTCAGGTCCATGAACCCAGATCAGCCTTCATCAGattttgaccgcattattgattcTCATACTAATGGGAGGGTTGAAGGGATGAATCGGGAGCTAGACAGGATTATAGCTTCGAAAAACGCTGAAAGAGGACGCTGGCAGCGCGCCATGGACGAAATCACAACTCGGAATATATGGATGCGCCAGCGGTTGGAGACGCTCACCACAGAACAAGCTCTGGTGTGGAGGGCATGGTTCAGGGAGTTCAAGGCTCGGGTTACTCGGCGGATCGGGCAGATTAAGAATCAGGCGTCGGGTTCAGCGATGCCTCAGCTGCCGCCCCCGGAGGCTGGAGAGAATGTGGAGGACATGGTGATTGCGGATGGAGCTGAAGCTGCTGATAATGTTTATCAGCCTCACATGCTGCCGGGTCAGTTCTATTATCCTGGACAAACGTCGAACGACCCGCACCTTGGCGTCGGAGCTCCTTCCACTGATCAGTACTATTATCCTCCTCCTCCTTCTCCGGAAGGGCAGAATCTGTTCGCCGGTGGTCCTTCTCAGGAGATTAATTTATGTCCACCGGGTGGTGCTCCGAGTTATAACCCGTACTATGTGCCACCCCCACCGCTCGATTTCTCGATTGCTGACGGAGGTGATGTTCCTGGCCAATTTTATGTTCCTTTTCAGCCGCCTGATTTCTCGGCGGCTGCTGGATCTGATGGACCCGGCCATTTTTACTTCTCTCCGACGCCGCATGATCCAGGTACTGGTGGCGCGTCGAATCAAGATGAAGCTGGCCCTTCCAATCAGAAGGACGATGACGCTTAG